From one Streptomyces sp. R41 genomic stretch:
- a CDS encoding DUF3533 domain-containing protein, which translates to MAADSNHREDARSDAPFQARASALLRRPMLWLVPTVLTGLLALLLSLLYMGGIVNPNQHLHDLPIGIVNADTGKPLTGQRQNVGTQVTEAVIGGDKSGKAAWRRLTQAQAQDQLSSGRIYGALVIPANFTDSVAALTTANATARPTITVLTNPGMGSLGSSLASRITTAAAQQSSTTIGKQLTAAPATAQADPTTRLLLADPVQVVTQVGHPIGEHSGLGLSAFYYTLLLVLAGFLGANLISTGVDTALGYADSEIGPWHTRRPTVPISRTQTLLLKMVMTAGISMLTTTLVMVATISILGMDATHIPLLWIYSYCASLAVGLGVQAINAAFGGIGQLVSMFVFIVLGLPSSGATVPLQAVPDFYRFLSIFEPMRQLSDGVRAILFFDARADAGLTRAWTMIAVGAALALLFGFAMTRYYDRKGLYRMTPQPA; encoded by the coding sequence ATGGCCGCCGACAGCAACCACCGCGAGGACGCCCGCTCCGACGCTCCCTTCCAGGCACGCGCCTCCGCGCTGCTGCGCCGCCCGATGCTGTGGCTGGTGCCCACCGTCCTGACCGGGCTGCTCGCGCTGTTGCTGTCGCTGCTCTACATGGGCGGCATCGTCAACCCGAACCAGCATCTGCACGACCTGCCCATCGGCATCGTCAACGCGGACACCGGCAAGCCGCTGACCGGACAGCGGCAGAACGTGGGCACGCAGGTCACCGAGGCCGTCATCGGCGGCGACAAGTCCGGCAAGGCCGCATGGCGTCGGCTCACCCAGGCCCAGGCGCAGGACCAACTGTCCTCCGGCAGGATCTACGGCGCCCTGGTCATCCCCGCGAACTTCACCGACTCCGTCGCCGCGCTCACCACCGCGAACGCCACGGCCCGGCCCACGATCACCGTGCTCACCAACCCCGGCATGGGCAGCCTGGGTTCCTCGCTGGCGAGCCGCATCACCACGGCGGCGGCCCAGCAGTCCTCCACGACCATCGGCAAGCAGCTCACGGCGGCCCCCGCCACCGCGCAGGCCGACCCCACCACGCGGCTGCTGCTGGCCGACCCCGTGCAGGTCGTCACCCAGGTCGGTCACCCCATCGGCGAACACAGCGGCCTGGGCCTGAGCGCGTTCTACTACACCCTGCTGCTCGTCCTGGCCGGCTTCCTCGGCGCCAACCTCATCAGCACCGGTGTCGACACCGCCCTCGGCTACGCGGACAGCGAGATCGGCCCCTGGCACACCCGCCGCCCCACCGTGCCGATCAGCCGCACCCAGACGCTGCTGCTGAAGATGGTGATGACGGCCGGGATCAGCATGCTGACCACCACCTTGGTCATGGTGGCCACCATCTCGATCCTCGGTATGGACGCCACCCACATCCCGCTGCTGTGGATCTACTCCTACTGCGCGAGCCTCGCGGTCGGTCTGGGCGTCCAGGCCATCAACGCGGCGTTCGGCGGGATCGGACAGCTCGTGTCCATGTTCGTGTTCATCGTGCTGGGCCTGCCGTCGTCGGGCGCCACCGTCCCGCTCCAGGCCGTCCCCGACTTCTACCGCTTCCTGTCGATCTTCGAGCCCATGCGCCAGCTCAGCGACGGAGTGCGCGCCATCCTCTTCTTCGACGCGCGCGCCGACGCCGGCCTCACCCGCGCCTGGACGATGATCGCCGTCGGGGCTGCCCTCGCCCTGCTCTTCGGCTTCGCGATGACCCGCTACTACGACCGCAAGGGCCTGTACCGCATGACGCCCCAGCCCGCCTGA
- a CDS encoding SAM-dependent methyltransferase, with the protein MSDNGGPARIDTESAHSARIYDYIIGGKDYYPADQAAGDAMVREWPALPVHMRANRDFMHRAVRHLAEEAGIRQFLDIGTGIPTSPNLHEIAQAVAPESRVVYVDNDPLVLTLSRDLLAGTPEGRTSYIEADMLDPASILASPQVRDTLDLGRPVALTVIAIVHFVLDEDDAVRIVRRLLDPLPSGSYLAMSIGTAEFAPEEVGRVAREYAARGMPMRLRTHAEAEEFFEGLDLVDPGITQVHKWHPDGTETEPVRDEDIAMYGAVARKP; encoded by the coding sequence TTGTCCGACAACGGAGGACCGGCCCGGATCGACACCGAGAGCGCGCACTCCGCGCGCATCTACGACTACATCATCGGCGGCAAGGACTACTACCCCGCCGACCAGGCGGCGGGTGACGCGATGGTGCGGGAGTGGCCCGCCCTGCCGGTGCACATGCGCGCCAACCGCGACTTCATGCACCGAGCGGTGCGCCATCTCGCCGAGGAGGCCGGGATACGCCAGTTCCTCGACATCGGCACCGGCATCCCCACCTCCCCCAACCTCCACGAGATCGCCCAGGCGGTGGCCCCCGAGTCCCGGGTCGTCTACGTGGACAACGACCCCCTCGTCCTCACCCTCTCCCGGGACCTGCTGGCGGGCACACCCGAGGGCAGGACGTCGTACATCGAGGCGGACATGCTCGACCCGGCGAGCATCCTGGCCTCCCCACAGGTGCGCGACACACTCGATCTCGGCCGCCCGGTGGCTCTCACGGTGATCGCGATCGTCCACTTCGTGCTGGACGAGGACGACGCGGTCCGCATCGTCCGCCGCCTGCTGGACCCCCTCCCCTCCGGCAGCTACCTGGCGATGTCCATCGGCACCGCCGAGTTCGCCCCCGAGGAGGTGGGGCGGGTCGCGCGCGAGTACGCGGCCCGCGGCATGCCCATGCGGCTGCGTACGCACGCGGAGGCCGAGGAGTTCTTCGAGGGCCTCGACCTCGTCGACCCGGGCATCACGCAGGTCCACAAGTGGCATCCGGACGGCACGGAGACCGAGCCGGTCCGGGACGAGGACATCGCCATGTACGGGGCGGTGGCTCGCAAGCCCTGA
- a CDS encoding alpha/beta hydrolase, translating into MTVEPTITAARAATGQVPPPPPFDPELAAALELIAEEIPSGFTAELIPALREGTNHMRPSDEELRRNGAFQVEERSVPGPAGEPDISLLVCRPTGASTPLPAVYYTHGGGMILGDNRMGVTEVLDWAEELGLVVVSVEYRLAPEHPHPAPVEDSYAGLLWTAANAEELGIDPDRLVVAGASAGGGLAAALALLARDRGGPELIGQMLMCPMLDDRNDSLSGHQMAGLGVWDRTANATGWGALLGEAVGGPDVSPYAAPARAADLSGLPPAFIDVGSAETFRDEDIAYADRLWQAGGRAELHVWPGGFHGFEMFAPQVPLAQESRATRVRWLWRVLGA; encoded by the coding sequence ATGACCGTCGAGCCGACGATCACCGCAGCACGGGCAGCCACCGGGCAGGTCCCTCCGCCGCCGCCCTTCGACCCGGAGCTGGCGGCCGCGCTGGAACTGATCGCGGAGGAAATCCCGTCCGGCTTCACGGCGGAGCTGATTCCCGCGCTGCGGGAGGGCACGAACCACATGCGCCCCTCGGACGAGGAGCTCCGCAGGAACGGCGCCTTCCAGGTCGAGGAACGGTCGGTGCCGGGGCCCGCGGGCGAGCCGGACATCTCGCTGCTCGTCTGCCGGCCGACCGGAGCGAGTACACCGCTGCCTGCCGTGTACTACACCCACGGCGGCGGCATGATCCTCGGCGACAACCGGATGGGCGTGACCGAAGTGCTCGACTGGGCCGAGGAGTTGGGCCTTGTGGTGGTGTCGGTGGAGTACCGGCTCGCCCCCGAGCATCCGCATCCGGCGCCGGTCGAGGACAGCTACGCGGGGCTGCTGTGGACGGCCGCGAACGCCGAGGAGCTCGGGATCGACCCCGACCGCCTCGTCGTCGCCGGCGCCAGCGCCGGAGGCGGACTCGCCGCGGCCCTCGCGCTGCTGGCCCGCGACCGTGGTGGGCCGGAGCTGATCGGCCAGATGCTGATGTGCCCGATGCTGGACGACCGCAACGACTCGCTGTCCGGCCATCAGATGGCCGGGCTCGGTGTCTGGGACCGTACGGCCAACGCGACAGGCTGGGGCGCGCTGCTGGGCGAGGCCGTCGGCGGCCCCGACGTCTCGCCGTACGCGGCTCCGGCCCGCGCGGCCGATCTGTCCGGGCTGCCGCCGGCCTTCATCGACGTCGGCTCCGCGGAGACGTTCCGCGACGAGGACATCGCGTATGCCGATCGCCTCTGGCAGGCGGGCGGTCGTGCCGAACTGCACGTGTGGCCCGGCGGTTTCCACGGCTTCGAGATGTTCGCCCCTCAGGTGCCGCTGGCCCAGGAGAGCCGGGCGACCAGGGTGCGCTGGCTGTGGCGGGTGCTGGGCGCGTGA
- a CDS encoding helix-turn-helix domain-containing protein yields MKELAGRLAALDPDAGAALQVIAYFDRLTEGRVGLEALVRGAAVLSGCPARLVDERRGVRVRVTPDGRRADLAGPADPVWPWAPLDTAGASGPGAPPEPVASASRSLPPDPVGSAGASLSLEPVDSASPSPSLDPVDSASPSPPPEPVASAIPSLPLEPVASASPSTSLKPAPEAGTASGGFRVPGSMPGGAPEPRAALWLERPGPPDGVQAMILERAARAVRDVMERTRGWAPPAVPAAHDPALVEVVLDASAPQVARIRAAAQLGLKQGELVRAVALHEGGAEIVAAGRGASETRRAGVGPAVEPAEFPQSWAAARTALRLTAEGTARDPGARTVYAEELGGLALLAAAVGPDTPPIPDVLAVERAVAEATWAAATLHAVASAPSLRAAAAELTVHHSTLQERLAQAEHILGWDVHSPQGRLRLQLALAVRRLRRTAADSGTGRAAPPA; encoded by the coding sequence GTGAAAGAGCTGGCAGGACGGCTCGCGGCGCTCGACCCGGACGCGGGTGCCGCGCTGCAGGTCATCGCGTACTTCGACCGCCTCACGGAGGGACGGGTCGGCCTGGAGGCCCTGGTGCGCGGGGCCGCCGTGCTGTCCGGCTGCCCCGCCCGGCTGGTCGACGAGCGGCGCGGTGTACGGGTCCGGGTCACTCCGGACGGACGGCGCGCGGACCTCGCCGGTCCGGCCGACCCGGTGTGGCCGTGGGCGCCACTGGACACCGCCGGCGCCTCCGGGCCGGGGGCGCCGCCGGAGCCCGTCGCCTCCGCGAGCCGGTCGCTGCCACCGGATCCTGTTGGATCTGCGGGCGCGTCGCTTTCGCTGGAGCCTGTTGATTCTGCGAGCCCGTCTCCCTCACTGGATCCTGTTGATTCTGCGAGCCCGTCGCCCCCACCGGAGCCCGTTGCCTCCGCGATCCCGTCGCTTCCACTGGAACCCGTCGCCTCCGCGAGCCCGTCGACGTCGCTGAAGCCCGCTCCGGAGGCGGGCACGGCCTCGGGCGGCTTCCGGGTGCCCGGCAGCATGCCCGGCGGCGCCCCGGAACCTCGCGCCGCCCTCTGGCTGGAGCGCCCCGGCCCGCCCGACGGCGTGCAGGCCATGATCCTGGAGCGGGCGGCGCGTGCCGTACGCGACGTCATGGAGCGGACGCGTGGGTGGGCGCCCCCGGCCGTACCCGCGGCGCACGATCCCGCGCTGGTGGAGGTGGTGCTGGACGCGTCCGCACCGCAGGTCGCGCGGATCCGTGCGGCGGCACAACTGGGGCTCAAACAAGGCGAGTTGGTGCGGGCGGTGGCGCTGCACGAGGGCGGCGCGGAGATCGTGGCCGCCGGTCGGGGCGCATCCGAGACGCGGCGGGCCGGTGTGGGACCCGCCGTCGAGCCGGCCGAATTCCCGCAGTCGTGGGCCGCCGCCCGGACCGCGCTCCGGCTGACCGCCGAGGGCACGGCACGGGATCCGGGGGCGCGCACCGTGTACGCCGAGGAACTCGGTGGTCTGGCCCTGCTCGCCGCCGCCGTGGGCCCGGACACCCCGCCGATCCCCGACGTACTCGCCGTGGAGCGCGCTGTCGCCGAGGCCACCTGGGCGGCCGCGACACTCCATGCCGTGGCCTCCGCCCCCAGTCTCCGCGCCGCGGCGGCCGAACTGACGGTGCATCACTCGACCCTTCAGGAACGCCTCGCACAGGCCGAGCACATCCTTGGCTGGGACGTGCACTCGCCTCAGGGGCGGCTGCGTCTGCAACTTGCGCTTGCTGTACGCCGGTTGCGGCGGACGGCGGCGGACTCCGGGACGGGGAGGGCGGCGCCACCCGCGTGA
- a CDS encoding AraC family transcriptional regulator — translation MESQSTGEVDPGERADFWSEHIGSYQSRMGYRYARTDNFRGETVRQRTETYQLVRFRSDEIEYSRTAGQVREDPDEDYRLLLPLTGEIVLRQDGQEARLAPGTGTLVSFGSPFECLQDASTQAFIFTIPAREVDGPLNRKSPLATGLDLSRGLGRVVGSMLNDLYTERHHLTDPQFNAVSDRVVELLCMLATGDDRPDGARHLTDVETMVRRYVREHAADPALSGTSMARALGWSLRQIQLALQRAGTTPRDLIREERLRLVRERLQCGDCEHLTITDLAYASGFSSASALSTAFRQRFGVSPREMRYRGRRP, via the coding sequence GTGGAATCACAGTCGACCGGTGAGGTCGATCCGGGCGAGCGGGCCGACTTCTGGAGCGAGCACATCGGGTCCTACCAGTCCCGAATGGGCTACCGGTACGCGCGCACCGACAACTTCCGCGGCGAGACGGTCCGCCAGCGCACCGAGACCTATCAGCTCGTCCGATTCCGGTCGGACGAGATCGAGTACAGCAGAACCGCGGGGCAGGTCCGGGAGGACCCCGACGAGGACTACCGCCTACTGCTTCCGCTCACCGGCGAGATCGTCCTCCGCCAGGACGGCCAAGAGGCACGGCTGGCGCCGGGCACCGGCACGCTCGTCTCCTTCGGGTCCCCCTTCGAGTGCCTCCAGGACGCGTCCACGCAGGCGTTCATCTTCACGATCCCGGCCCGCGAGGTGGACGGCCCGCTGAACCGCAAGTCGCCGCTGGCCACCGGGCTCGACCTGAGCAGGGGCCTCGGCCGGGTGGTCGGCTCCATGCTCAACGACCTCTACACCGAGCGCCACCACCTCACCGACCCCCAGTTCAACGCCGTCTCCGACCGCGTCGTCGAACTGCTGTGCATGCTCGCCACCGGGGACGACCGCCCGGACGGAGCCAGGCACCTCACCGACGTCGAGACCATGGTCCGCCGCTACGTCCGCGAGCACGCCGCCGACCCCGCCCTCAGCGGTACGTCGATGGCCCGCGCCCTCGGCTGGTCCCTCCGCCAGATCCAACTGGCCCTGCAACGCGCGGGCACCACACCGCGTGACTTGATCCGCGAGGAACGCCTCCGCCTCGTCCGCGAGCGCCTCCAGTGCGGCGACTGCGAACACCTGACCATCACCGACCTCGCGTACGCCTCGGGCTTCTCCTCGGCGAGCGCACTGAGCACGGCGTTCCGGCAGCGGTTCGGGGTGAGTCCTCGGGAGATGCGGTACAGGGGACGGCGACCGTAG
- a CDS encoding ATP-binding protein: MTERIPEAAFWCLAVGLLAVTVLLLRQRGITGRQRGRTAELADGLRARDEELRHLVAVRLPALADAPHQPGPAVGLLDARLADTDFAKCLDSVLERFSGAVEHAQSRADQSAKAALKASMRSIQALANEQQVSISEMQDRHDHPDVLRDLLEIDHTNAQFGRRAQAIAVLCGSWPGRQRATSALIEVVRGATSRVRDYRRIRINGQVDIAVESRAVEPVVLAVAELLDNAARHSQPNTTVEVNVQSVHNGACVIIDDAGVGMDGQATEHAAALLSGRHAVDVTRLDDPPQFGFAVIGVLAARYGFSVSVDTRSPYGGVRAVVFVPAALLTHADTVQEVPPPAEPTPAPARTTTRTSPRTTEPAEATTPGGLPKRRRRAPQASATTEERTAAPTEEVGGRSAEENARRMGAFARGTRFGRAAQDAPAADEAPHENEGNTQG; encoded by the coding sequence ATGACCGAACGGATACCGGAGGCAGCCTTCTGGTGCTTGGCCGTCGGCCTGCTCGCCGTCACCGTGCTGCTGCTGCGCCAGCGTGGGATCACCGGGCGGCAGCGCGGCCGGACCGCCGAGCTGGCGGACGGGCTGCGGGCCCGGGACGAGGAGCTGCGCCATCTGGTCGCGGTCCGCCTCCCGGCCCTTGCGGACGCCCCGCATCAGCCCGGCCCCGCCGTAGGTCTGCTCGACGCCCGGCTGGCCGACACGGATTTCGCGAAGTGCCTCGACAGCGTTCTCGAACGTTTCTCCGGAGCGGTGGAGCACGCGCAGTCCCGCGCCGACCAGTCCGCGAAGGCCGCCCTGAAGGCGTCGATGCGCTCCATCCAGGCGCTCGCCAACGAACAACAGGTGTCCATCTCGGAGATGCAGGACCGGCACGACCACCCCGACGTGCTGCGCGACCTACTCGAAATCGACCACACCAACGCCCAGTTCGGACGTCGTGCCCAGGCCATCGCCGTCCTGTGCGGCTCCTGGCCGGGACGGCAGCGCGCCACCTCCGCGCTGATCGAGGTCGTACGCGGCGCGACCTCCCGCGTCCGCGACTACCGGCGCATCCGGATCAACGGACAGGTCGACATCGCCGTCGAGAGCCGCGCGGTGGAGCCGGTGGTCCTCGCGGTCGCCGAGCTGCTGGACAACGCGGCCCGCCACTCGCAGCCCAACACGACCGTCGAGGTCAACGTCCAGTCGGTGCACAACGGCGCCTGCGTCATCATCGACGACGCGGGCGTCGGCATGGACGGGCAGGCGACGGAGCACGCCGCCGCGCTGCTCTCCGGCCGGCACGCGGTGGACGTCACCCGCCTCGACGACCCGCCCCAGTTCGGCTTCGCCGTCATCGGCGTTCTCGCCGCGCGGTACGGCTTCAGCGTCTCCGTGGACACGCGCTCGCCCTACGGCGGTGTGCGCGCCGTGGTGTTCGTACCGGCGGCCCTGCTCACGCACGCGGACACCGTCCAGGAAGTGCCGCCGCCGGCCGAGCCGACCCCGGCGCCCGCTCGCACCACGACTCGTACATCCCCTCGTACGACCGAGCCCGCGGAGGCCACCACGCCCGGAGGACTGCCCAAGCGGCGCCGTCGTGCGCCGCAGGCGTCGGCGACCACCGAAGAGCGAACCGCCGCGCCGACCGAGGAGGTCGGCGGCCGGTCGGCCGAGGAGAACGCCCGGCGCATGGGCGCGTTCGCGCGCGGCACGCGCTTCGGCCGGGCCGCCCAGGACGCCCCCGCCGCCGACGAAGCCCCCCACGAGAACGAAGGGAACACACAGGGATGA
- a CDS encoding roadblock/LC7 domain-containing protein, with amino-acid sequence MIAPMTNELGWMLDDVLKVPEARHAILLSADGMLRAHSADIGRDDAERLAAGLSGVQSISRSTAEFCGSPNTPWRQTLIEFAHGYVFLVAAGEGAYLAVSTTENVDMEAVTYRMHKLVDRLGKELTSPARQDAGSPA; translated from the coding sequence ATGATCGCGCCCATGACCAACGAGCTGGGGTGGATGCTCGACGACGTCCTGAAGGTGCCGGAGGCGCGGCACGCGATCCTGCTGTCCGCCGACGGCATGCTCCGGGCCCACTCCGCGGACATCGGCCGGGACGACGCCGAGCGGCTGGCCGCGGGCCTGTCCGGGGTGCAGTCGATCAGCCGCAGCACGGCCGAGTTCTGCGGCAGCCCGAACACGCCCTGGCGGCAGACCCTGATCGAGTTCGCACACGGGTACGTCTTCCTCGTCGCCGCCGGCGAGGGCGCGTATCTCGCGGTGTCGACGACGGAGAACGTCGACATGGAGGCGGTCACCTACCGCATGCACAAGCTGGTCGACCGGCTCGGCAAGGAGCTGACCAGCCCGGCCCGGCAGGACGCCGGCAGTCCGGCATGA
- a CDS encoding DUF742 domain-containing protein: MTPRRRPGERLVRSYVVTDGRSHPSRNTLDLVTLLIAADDLPLSGLSPEKRRLMELCRPGALSVAEVAGHLELPVSVTKVLIADLMDSGHIVTRAPIPSARPSDTHILQEVLDGLRARL, from the coding sequence ATGACGCCCCGGCGCCGTCCCGGAGAACGGCTGGTGCGGTCGTACGTCGTCACGGACGGCCGCTCCCACCCGTCCCGCAACACCCTCGACCTGGTCACGCTGCTGATCGCCGCCGACGATCTGCCGCTGAGCGGCCTCAGCCCGGAGAAGCGCCGGCTGATGGAGCTGTGCAGGCCCGGAGCGCTGTCGGTCGCCGAGGTGGCCGGGCATCTGGAGCTGCCGGTCAGCGTCACCAAGGTGCTGATCGCCGACCTGATGGACAGCGGTCACATCGTCACCCGCGCGCCCATCCCTTCCGCCCGCCCTTCCGACACCCACATCCTCCAGGAGGTGCTCGATGGGCTCCGCGCCCGCCTCTGA
- a CDS encoding ATP/GTP-binding protein — MGSAPASDDVYLRPSVQTAVKLLIVGHFAVGKTTFVGALSEIRPLRTEEVMTQAGALVDDLAGTRDKTTTTVALDFGRLTLNDALVLYLFGTPGQQRFTELWQDMTRGALGALVLADTRRLDQSFEVMGVLEELGLPYAVALNDFDDAPEHDLDEVREALDLLPSTPLVRCDARDRVSSTEALIALVEYLLTRTGESRPGELEHA, encoded by the coding sequence ATGGGCTCCGCGCCCGCCTCTGACGACGTCTATCTGCGCCCCAGTGTGCAGACCGCGGTCAAGCTGCTGATCGTGGGCCACTTCGCGGTCGGCAAGACCACCTTCGTCGGCGCGCTGTCCGAGATACGGCCACTGCGCACCGAGGAGGTCATGACCCAGGCCGGCGCCCTCGTCGACGACCTGGCCGGTACGAGGGACAAGACGACCACCACGGTCGCGCTCGACTTCGGCCGCCTCACCCTCAACGACGCCTTGGTCCTCTACCTGTTCGGCACCCCAGGGCAGCAGCGCTTCACCGAGCTGTGGCAGGACATGACACGGGGAGCGCTCGGCGCGCTCGTCCTGGCCGACACCCGGCGGCTCGACCAGTCCTTCGAAGTCATGGGCGTACTGGAGGAGTTGGGGCTGCCGTACGCCGTCGCCCTGAACGACTTCGACGACGCCCCCGAACACGACCTGGACGAGGTGCGCGAGGCCCTGGACCTGCTGCCCTCGACCCCGCTCGTACGCTGCGACGCCCGCGACCGGGTGTCCTCCACCGAGGCGCTGATCGCCCTCGTCGAATACCTGCTGACCCGCACCGGCGAAAGCCGACCGGGCGAACTGGAGCACGCGTGA
- a CDS encoding cytochrome P450, with amino-acid sequence MSAVPPPGCPFHEPLHGPEFAADPAAVYQRLRRLGPTAPVELAPGVQATLVTSYDAALHVLRSPETFSKDPRRWKDLADGTVPMDSPVVPMMMYRPNALFTDGEEHRRLRGAITDSLARVEPNTLRGYVERSADTLIDRFAPLGTADLLGEYAQVLPLLVFNHLFGCPADYGVRLVEGMSGIFDGVDAEKANELLSTTLLDLVTLKRAKPGQDMTSWLMAHPAGLTDEEMIHTLVVLMGAGTEPQQNLIANSLRLLLSDDRFGGDLSGGSLPVEDALDEVLWTDPPMANYAVHYPMHDVMYEGALLRAGHPLVVSLAAANTDPALMTDQRAGNRAHLAWSAGPHNCPAQSPARLIAAVAVEKLLDRLPDVELTASVEELVWRPGPFHRALAALPVRFPPTTTVVRPDGERQPYPSAVPAPATVPPTEGPDRPRSGWARLLAWWRGE; translated from the coding sequence GTGAGTGCCGTACCCCCACCGGGCTGCCCCTTCCACGAGCCGCTGCACGGCCCGGAGTTCGCGGCCGACCCGGCCGCCGTCTACCAGCGGCTGCGCAGGCTCGGACCGACCGCCCCCGTGGAACTGGCACCCGGAGTCCAGGCGACGCTCGTCACCTCGTACGACGCCGCCCTGCACGTCCTGCGCAGCCCGGAGACCTTCTCCAAGGACCCCCGCCGCTGGAAGGACCTGGCCGACGGCACCGTCCCGATGGACAGCCCGGTCGTGCCGATGATGATGTACCGGCCCAACGCGCTGTTCACGGACGGCGAGGAGCACCGACGGCTGCGCGGGGCGATCACGGACAGTCTGGCCCGGGTGGAACCGAACACGCTGCGCGGATACGTGGAGCGCAGCGCCGACACGCTCATCGACCGGTTCGCGCCGCTCGGCACGGCGGATCTGCTCGGCGAGTACGCCCAGGTGCTGCCGCTGCTCGTCTTCAACCACCTCTTCGGCTGTCCGGCCGACTACGGTGTCCGGCTGGTCGAGGGCATGTCCGGGATCTTCGACGGGGTGGACGCCGAGAAGGCGAACGAGCTGCTCAGCACCACCCTGCTCGACCTGGTCACGCTGAAGCGGGCCAAACCCGGGCAGGACATGACGTCGTGGCTGATGGCGCACCCTGCTGGGCTCACGGACGAGGAGATGATCCACACCCTCGTCGTGCTGATGGGCGCCGGCACCGAGCCGCAGCAGAACCTGATCGCGAACAGTCTGCGGCTGCTGCTGTCCGACGACCGCTTCGGGGGCGACCTGTCCGGCGGCAGCCTGCCGGTGGAGGACGCCCTGGACGAGGTGCTGTGGACCGACCCGCCGATGGCCAACTACGCCGTGCACTACCCGATGCACGACGTCATGTACGAGGGCGCGCTGCTGCGCGCGGGTCATCCGCTGGTCGTGAGTCTCGCCGCCGCGAATACCGACCCGGCCCTGATGACCGATCAGCGGGCGGGCAACCGCGCCCACTTGGCATGGAGCGCGGGCCCGCACAACTGCCCGGCGCAGAGCCCGGCCCGGCTGATCGCGGCGGTCGCGGTGGAGAAGCTCCTCGACCGCCTCCCCGACGTCGAACTGACCGCTTCTGTCGAGGAGTTGGTCTGGCGACCCGGCCCGTTCCACCGTGCGCTCGCCGCGCTGCCCGTACGCTTCCCGCCCACCACGACGGTCGTACGGCCCGATGGTGAGCGGCAGCCGTACCCGAGTGCCGTTCCGGCGCCCGCCACGGTGCCGCCCACCGAGGGGCCCGACCGGCCGAGGAGCGGCTGGGCCCGGCTGCTGGCGTGGTGGCGCGGGGAGTGA